The Streptomonospora litoralis genome window below encodes:
- a CDS encoding glycosyl hydrolase → MPADDSADRPTPTRLSRRSFIGAGAAVGTAAALQPAVGLPAAAAAPGGRELAAGLRSPERAVQAKFRWWWPHGMVDPAEIRREIDQIADAGFGGVEIADVHHSVEDDLAPERTGWGTKPWREALEAALARARRRGLSVDLTIGPAWPAAVPTVTPQDAAAARELAHGVRFVAAGEDVGGALPEPAVEPGEGVSDRSLFAVQALRLADGASPQDTPCALVADSLVELTSSADGEELSWSAPAEGGGTWALIAYWERGSGQRPERGPHTEPVSYVVDHFGAAGTRAVTDFWDERILTPRIRRLLQGPAGGALFEDSIEMETEATLWTAGMPEAFAEHTGYDLGPYLPVLVRAHEDKVFSYGSETDRRAGDDYNGVLTRLYIDHHIRPLKEWAHGLGLRYRIQPYGLQTDAAAKSAVVDIPEGESLGFNNLDDFRSLAGGRDLGGNTVLSSEAGAVYGGSYSTTWRETVRTVSREYAAGVNQAVLHGFSYADAPGARWPGFAAFTPYDGGVGYSESWGPRHPAWQHVADVAGFLARSQQGLQWGTSTVDVAFLRQKGYAGSGFGAAYFSKEGVRSGWTHQFVSPHLLEITDPPVTDGVLAPDGPAYSLLVFEGDAFNGRVTTLPLETARRLLRYAEAGLRIVVVGDWSSPQQPGIDQDDADELAATVEALLDQPTVHRVADRAAIPDGIAALGAAPAVSYAKDSPLLHARRRSRHADFYFLTNSSDDTAVDHDVTFATGMRHAYPFSVDLWTGEAEPVLLHRVEDGGVRLRVRLAPGASTAVAIARPQWAPHAAGSGKHMPPGQLRKLRLSGTDADDVRLSGRDPKVRAAAPGSYTTTRDDGRSHTTVVDSVADPRELREWRLEVEDWRPGASATETEVRTHELELKALAPWTELEGLADVSGIGRYSTTVELGAGWTGGHGAYLDLGRVSDVFRVSVNGEDLPPGDQLDPVVDLGGHLRRGANRIEVEVSTTLINRMRVFRPDVYGDVGRQEYGLMGPVRLLPYGEADL, encoded by the coding sequence ATGCCCGCCGACGACAGCGCCGACCGCCCGACGCCCACTCGGCTCTCCCGCCGATCCTTCATCGGCGCCGGAGCCGCGGTCGGCACCGCCGCGGCCCTGCAGCCCGCCGTCGGCCTGCCCGCAGCGGCGGCCGCACCCGGCGGCCGCGAACTGGCGGCCGGGCTGCGCAGCCCCGAACGCGCCGTCCAGGCCAAGTTCCGCTGGTGGTGGCCGCACGGCATGGTCGACCCCGCCGAGATCCGCCGGGAGATCGACCAGATCGCCGACGCCGGATTCGGCGGTGTGGAGATCGCCGACGTCCACCACAGCGTCGAGGACGACCTCGCCCCCGAGCGCACCGGTTGGGGCACGAAGCCGTGGCGCGAGGCGCTGGAGGCGGCGCTGGCCCGCGCGCGCCGGCGCGGGCTCAGCGTCGACCTGACCATCGGGCCCGCCTGGCCCGCCGCGGTCCCCACCGTCACACCGCAGGACGCCGCGGCCGCACGCGAACTCGCCCACGGCGTGCGCTTCGTCGCTGCCGGCGAGGACGTCGGCGGAGCGCTGCCCGAGCCCGCCGTCGAACCCGGCGAGGGCGTAAGCGACCGGTCCCTCTTCGCCGTCCAGGCGCTGCGGCTCGCCGACGGCGCGTCGCCCCAGGACACCCCGTGCGCGCTGGTGGCCGACAGCCTGGTCGAGCTGACGTCCTCCGCCGACGGCGAGGAGCTGTCCTGGAGCGCGCCCGCCGAAGGAGGCGGCACCTGGGCGCTCATCGCCTACTGGGAGCGCGGCAGCGGGCAGCGGCCCGAGCGCGGGCCGCACACCGAGCCGGTGTCCTATGTCGTGGACCACTTCGGCGCGGCGGGAACGCGCGCCGTCACCGACTTCTGGGACGAGCGCATCCTGACTCCGCGCATCCGCCGCCTCCTGCAGGGCCCCGCCGGCGGGGCCCTCTTCGAGGACTCCATCGAGATGGAGACCGAGGCGACCCTGTGGACCGCGGGCATGCCGGAGGCGTTCGCCGAGCACACGGGCTACGACCTGGGGCCCTACCTGCCGGTGCTGGTGCGCGCCCACGAGGACAAGGTCTTCAGCTACGGCTCCGAGACCGACCGGCGGGCCGGCGACGACTACAACGGCGTCCTCACCCGGCTCTACATCGACCACCACATCAGACCGCTGAAGGAATGGGCGCACGGGCTCGGCCTGCGCTACCGCATCCAGCCCTACGGCCTGCAGACCGACGCCGCCGCGAAGTCCGCCGTGGTGGACATCCCCGAGGGCGAGTCGCTGGGCTTCAACAACCTCGACGACTTCCGCTCCCTGGCCGGAGGCCGCGATCTGGGCGGCAACACGGTGCTCTCCAGTGAGGCCGGAGCGGTCTACGGCGGCTCCTACAGCACGACCTGGCGCGAAACCGTCCGCACCGTCTCGCGCGAGTACGCCGCCGGCGTCAACCAGGCGGTGCTGCACGGGTTCTCCTATGCCGACGCCCCCGGCGCCCGCTGGCCCGGCTTCGCCGCGTTCACCCCCTACGACGGGGGCGTCGGCTACAGCGAGTCGTGGGGGCCGCGCCATCCGGCCTGGCAGCACGTCGCCGACGTCGCGGGATTCCTCGCCCGTTCGCAGCAGGGCCTGCAGTGGGGCACCTCCACCGTCGACGTCGCGTTCCTGCGGCAGAAGGGCTATGCGGGTTCCGGATTCGGCGCGGCCTACTTCAGCAAGGAGGGCGTGCGGTCGGGCTGGACCCACCAGTTCGTCAGCCCGCACCTGCTGGAGATCACCGACCCACCGGTCACCGACGGCGTGCTCGCCCCCGACGGACCCGCCTACAGCCTGCTCGTCTTCGAGGGCGACGCGTTCAACGGCCGGGTGACGACGCTACCGCTGGAGACCGCCCGGCGACTGCTGCGCTACGCCGAGGCGGGGCTGCGGATCGTCGTCGTGGGCGACTGGAGCTCCCCTCAGCAGCCCGGGATCGACCAGGACGACGCCGACGAGCTCGCCGCGACCGTGGAGGCGCTGCTCGACCAGCCCACGGTGCACCGCGTCGCCGACCGCGCCGCCATCCCCGACGGCATCGCCGCCCTCGGAGCCGCGCCGGCCGTGAGCTACGCGAAGGACTCGCCGCTATTGCACGCGCGGCGGCGGTCGCGGCACGCGGACTTCTACTTCCTGACCAACTCCTCCGACGACACCGCCGTGGACCACGACGTCACCTTCGCAACGGGGATGCGCCACGCCTACCCGTTCTCCGTCGACCTGTGGACCGGTGAGGCCGAACCCGTGCTCCTGCACCGCGTCGAGGACGGCGGCGTCCGGCTGCGTGTGCGGCTGGCGCCCGGCGCGTCGACGGCCGTGGCGATCGCGCGCCCGCAGTGGGCACCGCACGCCGCCGGGTCGGGCAAGCACATGCCCCCGGGGCAACTGCGCAAGCTCCGGCTCAGCGGCACCGACGCCGACGATGTGCGCCTATCCGGGCGCGACCCGAAGGTGCGGGCCGCGGCGCCCGGCTCCTACACCACGACCCGGGACGACGGCCGCTCCCACACCACGGTCGTCGACTCCGTCGCCGATCCGCGGGAGCTGAGGGAGTGGCGGCTGGAGGTCGAGGACTGGCGGCCGGGCGCGTCGGCCACCGAGACCGAGGTGCGCACCCACGAGCTGGAACTGAAGGCCCTGGCGCCCTGGACCGAGCTGGAGGGGCTTGCCGACGTCTCCGGCATCGGGCGCTATTCGACGACGGTCGAGCTTGGCGCGGGCTGGACCGGCGGCCACGGAGCCTACCTCGACCTGGGCCGGGTCAGCGACGTCTTCCGGGTCAGCGTGAACGGGGAGGACCTGCCGCCCGGCGACCAGCTGGATCCGGTGGTCGACCTCGGCGGGCACCTCCGCCGCGGCGCCAACCGGATCGAGGTCGAGGTCTCCACCACCCTCATCAACCGGATGCGCGTCTTCCGCCCGGACGTCTACGGCGACGTCGGCCGCCAGGAGTACGGCCTGATGGGACCGGTCCGGCTGCTCCCCTACGGCGAGGCGGACCTCTGA
- a CDS encoding sigma-70 family RNA polymerase sigma factor, which translates to MSHEPQAGPDVSLVAAARRGDPQAVEGLLAQSLPLVYNIVGRALAGHSDVDDVVQESLLCIVRGLEQLERPESYRSWMVAVTVRQVRDWIRVQQRTRQRLQPLPEAEQLPDDSDFASLTILRLNLSDQRREVAEATRWLEADDRELLSLWWLEETGRLERAELAAALGLSERHAAMRVRRLKDRIEVGRGIVRALAARPPCPDLERDTRGWDGVPGPLWRKRLARHVRDCAACGRSGGRAGRLAPVEGLLRGLPLITPPPALHQALAEAARAATPHAAAGAAGGEAPAGPQDPPPTPADGVPSGSGPAGSAHGAALPSRRRALSSGHRRSRPPAARRNALAATGAGAVAMGVLAAVAVAGGGPSAPQANAPAPGPLAAQASPAEDDRPAPSPSASPSPAPAASSAAPSPSAAAPPSATAAVPEPEAAPDAASSGRGVGVWEFDGDDAALRRSGADWYYTWATGHPGVAAPAGTEFVPMIWGAESVTPRALAEAEAAGPYLLGFNEPDMTGQADMGVEKALSLWPRLEETGSTLGSPAVAYGADTEGGWLERFMDGVEQRGYRVDFIAVHWYGADFRTGPAVDQLRQYLTAVHRKYGKPIWLTEYALIDFSQGTRYPAPSEQAAFVTASAEMLAELPFVRRHAWFGLGTGESGPTTALFRGSSPTQMGRAFLAAG; encoded by the coding sequence ATGAGTCACGAGCCCCAGGCCGGGCCGGACGTCTCGCTGGTGGCCGCCGCGCGGCGCGGCGACCCCCAGGCGGTCGAAGGGCTGCTCGCGCAGTCGCTGCCGCTCGTCTACAACATCGTCGGCCGCGCCCTGGCGGGCCATAGCGACGTGGACGACGTGGTGCAGGAGAGCCTGCTGTGCATCGTGCGCGGGCTGGAGCAGCTGGAGCGGCCGGAGTCGTACCGATCGTGGATGGTGGCCGTTACCGTGCGGCAGGTGCGCGACTGGATCCGCGTCCAGCAGCGGACGCGACAGCGGCTCCAGCCACTGCCGGAGGCCGAGCAGCTGCCCGACGACTCCGACTTCGCGTCGCTGACCATCCTGCGGCTCAACCTGAGCGACCAGCGCCGCGAGGTCGCCGAGGCCACCCGCTGGCTGGAGGCCGACGACCGCGAACTGCTGTCCCTGTGGTGGCTGGAGGAGACGGGCCGGCTCGAACGCGCCGAGCTGGCCGCCGCCCTCGGGCTGTCCGAGCGGCACGCCGCCATGCGGGTGCGCCGCCTCAAGGATCGGATCGAGGTGGGCCGCGGCATCGTGCGCGCGCTGGCGGCCCGACCGCCGTGTCCGGACCTGGAGCGCGATACCCGCGGCTGGGACGGCGTTCCCGGCCCGCTGTGGCGCAAGCGGCTGGCGCGCCACGTGCGCGACTGCGCCGCCTGCGGCCGGAGCGGCGGCCGCGCCGGTCGGCTCGCGCCGGTGGAAGGACTGCTGCGCGGCCTGCCGCTCATCACCCCGCCCCCCGCTCTCCACCAGGCCCTCGCCGAGGCCGCCCGCGCCGCCACCCCGCACGCTGCGGCCGGGGCGGCCGGAGGCGAGGCGCCGGCCGGCCCGCAGGATCCGCCTCCGACGCCCGCAGACGGCGTGCCGAGCGGATCCGGGCCGGCCGGCAGCGCGCACGGTGCCGCCCTGCCCTCGCGGCGCCGTGCGCTTTCGTCGGGGCACCGCCGGTCGCGCCCGCCCGCCGCCCGGAGGAACGCCCTGGCCGCCACGGGGGCGGGGGCGGTCGCCATGGGAGTCCTGGCCGCGGTCGCCGTCGCGGGCGGCGGACCCTCGGCTCCGCAGGCGAACGCCCCCGCCCCGGGCCCCCTCGCGGCTCAGGCGTCCCCGGCTGAGGACGACCGCCCCGCCCCCTCGCCGTCCGCGTCGCCGAGCCCGGCGCCCGCGGCCTCGTCCGCGGCGCCCTCGCCATCGGCGGCGGCTCCGCCGTCCGCGACCGCCGCCGTCCCCGAACCGGAGGCGGCCCCGGACGCCGCCTCCTCCGGCAGGGGCGTCGGGGTCTGGGAGTTCGACGGTGACGACGCGGCGCTGCGGCGCTCGGGGGCCGACTGGTACTACACCTGGGCCACCGGGCATCCGGGCGTGGCCGCCCCCGCCGGCACCGAGTTCGTGCCTATGATCTGGGGCGCCGAGTCCGTCACCCCCCGGGCCCTGGCCGAAGCGGAGGCCGCCGGTCCCTACCTGCTCGGTTTCAACGAACCGGACATGACCGGCCAGGCCGACATGGGCGTCGAAAAGGCGCTTTCCCTGTGGCCCCGGTTGGAGGAGACGGGCAGCACGCTGGGGAGTCCGGCTGTGGCCTACGGCGCCGATACCGAGGGCGGATGGCTCGAGCGGTTCATGGACGGCGTCGAGCAGCGCGGCTACCGCGTGGACTTCATCGCCGTGCACTGGTACGGCGCCGACTTCCGCACCGGTCCGGCCGTCGACCAGCTGCGCCAATACCTCACAGCGGTGCACCGGAAGTACGGCAAGCCGATCTGGCTCACCGAGTACGCGCTGATCGACTTCTCCCAGGGCACGCGCTATCCCGCGCCGAGCGAGCAGGCCGCCTTCGTCACCGCCTCCGCCGAGATGCTGGCGGAGCTGCCCTTCGTCCGGCGCCACGCCTGGTTCGGCCTGGGCACCGGCGAGTCGGGGCCGACCACTGCGCTGTTCCGCGGCTCCAGCCCGACACAGATGGGCCGCGCCTTCCTGGCAGCCGGCTGA
- a CDS encoding dienelactone hydrolase family protein, which translates to MATVHGSTVDITTEDGTADAYLAHPDDGAAHPGVLMYMDAFGLRPRLHEMAERLAGAGYTVLVPNVFYRHGRSPVVELPEFIDPGQRPEVFERLGPIMQSLTPELAVRDADAYLNRLADFPETAGGPVGVVGYCMGAALALRTAGAHPDRVAAMAGFHGGNLATTDSDSPHLLADRIGAELYFAHADQDGAMPPEQIDRLEGALAAAGVRYKAEVYAGAHHGYTQADTASYDAGAAERHWAALLDLFGRTL; encoded by the coding sequence ATGGCCACCGTGCATGGCTCGACCGTGGACATCACCACCGAGGACGGCACCGCCGACGCCTACCTGGCGCATCCCGACGACGGCGCCGCGCACCCCGGCGTCCTGATGTACATGGACGCATTCGGCCTGCGCCCCCGATTGCACGAGATGGCCGAGCGCCTCGCCGGAGCCGGGTACACGGTGCTCGTGCCCAACGTCTTCTACCGCCACGGCCGCTCCCCGGTCGTGGAGCTGCCCGAGTTCATCGACCCCGGTCAGCGTCCGGAGGTCTTCGAGCGTCTCGGCCCGATCATGCAGTCGCTGACCCCCGAGCTCGCCGTCCGCGACGCCGACGCCTACCTGAACCGCCTCGCGGACTTCCCCGAGACCGCCGGCGGGCCCGTCGGCGTGGTCGGGTACTGCATGGGCGCCGCCCTGGCGCTGCGCACGGCCGGGGCCCACCCGGACCGGGTGGCCGCGATGGCCGGCTTCCACGGCGGCAACCTGGCCACCACCGACTCCGACAGCCCGCACCTGCTCGCCGACCGGATCGGCGCCGAGCTCTACTTCGCCCATGCCGACCAGGACGGGGCGATGCCGCCGGAGCAGATCGACCGGTTGGAGGGGGCCCTGGCGGCCGCGGGAGTCCGCTACAAGGCCGAGGTCTACGCGGGCGCCCACCACGGATACACCCAGGCCGACACCGCCAGCTACGACGCCGGAGCGGCCGAGCGGCACTGGGCGGCGCTGCTGGACCTGTTCGGCCGCACCCTGTAG
- a CDS encoding alcohol dehydrogenase catalytic domain-containing protein → MRAVQVPEAGGPLELVERDVPEPGDGEVRVRVQACGVCHSDMFAKEGVMGEATPFPIIPGHEVVGTVDEVGPRVFGSWSRGERVGVGWFGGACYRCDRCRRGDFITCENGRIPGITFDGGYAETVVVPADALARVPDELSAEDAAPLLCAGVTTFHSLRSSPARPGDRVAVVGVGGLGHLGIQFAAKMGCEVVAISRGPDKAGLARELGAHHYIDSTAQDAGEALTGLGGAEVVLSTTSSGSAVASAVAGLAPRGRVVVLGAAESPIELDAMSLISPAASIAGHPSGTSKGSEDTMRYCTITGARAIIETMPLERAAEAYDRMLSNDARFRMVLATGQ, encoded by the coding sequence ATGCGTGCGGTGCAGGTGCCCGAGGCCGGAGGACCGCTTGAACTCGTCGAGCGCGATGTCCCCGAGCCCGGTGACGGCGAGGTGCGGGTGCGCGTGCAGGCGTGCGGGGTGTGCCACTCGGACATGTTCGCCAAGGAGGGCGTCATGGGCGAGGCCACACCGTTTCCCATCATCCCCGGCCACGAGGTCGTCGGGACGGTCGACGAGGTGGGCCCGCGGGTCTTCGGCTCCTGGTCGCGAGGCGAGCGCGTCGGCGTGGGCTGGTTCGGCGGCGCCTGCTACCGCTGTGATCGCTGCCGTCGCGGAGACTTCATCACCTGCGAGAACGGGCGGATTCCCGGTATCACGTTCGACGGCGGCTACGCCGAGACCGTCGTGGTGCCGGCCGACGCACTGGCGCGGGTCCCCGACGAGCTCTCGGCCGAGGACGCTGCGCCGCTGCTGTGCGCGGGGGTCACCACGTTCCACAGCCTGCGCTCCAGCCCCGCGCGGCCGGGCGACCGCGTCGCCGTGGTCGGTGTGGGCGGCCTCGGCCACCTGGGGATCCAGTTCGCCGCGAAGATGGGCTGCGAGGTCGTCGCGATCTCGCGCGGCCCGGACAAGGCCGGGCTCGCCCGTGAACTCGGCGCCCACCACTACATCGACTCCACGGCGCAGGACGCCGGCGAGGCGCTCACCGGGCTCGGTGGAGCCGAGGTCGTGCTGTCGACCACCTCCAGCGGTTCGGCCGTCGCCTCGGCGGTCGCCGGGCTGGCTCCGCGCGGCCGGGTGGTAGTGCTGGGTGCCGCCGAATCGCCCATCGAACTCGACGCGATGAGCCTGATCAGCCCCGCCGCCTCCATCGCCGGACACCCCTCGGGCACGTCGAAGGGCTCCGAGGACACCATGCGCTACTGCACGATCACGGGCGCTCGCGCGATAATCGAGACCATGCCGCTGGAGCGGGCCGCGGAAGCCTACGACCGGATGCTGTCCAACGACGCACGGTTCCGGATGGTCCTGGCCACGGGGCAGTGA
- a CDS encoding alkyl/aryl-sulfatase produces the protein MTRRTQDSAQTPDVPRPATPDGDRIGGEGPSFSDTADFDDARRGFIAPAPLTVTDADGRTVWDLGSFSFLHDGDGAPPDTVHPHLWRQGRLTSIAGLFEVVEGVYQARGMDLSNMTLIEGREGVVVVDPLVSAEVAAAALALYREHRSDRPVSAVVYTHPHIDHFGGVLGVADEAEVRAGRVPIAAPEHFMAHAVSENVYAGTAMIRRGMYFGAFDLPPGPAGRVGMGLGIATSSGQVGLIPPTLDITRTGQEEVLDGVRFVFQMTPGTEAPAEMNFYLPGSRALCTAENACHTLHNLLTLRGAQVRDARMWSRYLNEAIQLFGDRSDVVFASHHWPVWGGDRIRSFLAEQRDVYGYLHDQTLRMMNSGATGDEIAEELPLPPGLERAWSVRGYYGSISHDIKAVYQRYMGWFDGNPAHLWQHPPQAKARRYARAVGGVDALVEQARAFADEGDPRFAAELASHAVFADPDHSAARELLAGVLTRLGYGAECATWRNFYLVGARELRGGVPPTAIALAESLLPALDVTQILDSVAIRVDGPRAWREEVCIDIHMADSGERYRAMLSNGVLIHHPDPRGGGADLTLRLTKQELLGVLEQWDLAGVEYEGDPGALRRLAAVLEEPRSDFPVVAP, from the coding sequence ATGACCCGTCGAACCCAGGACTCCGCGCAGACCCCGGATGTGCCCCGGCCGGCGACGCCGGATGGGGACCGTATCGGCGGCGAAGGGCCGTCCTTCTCCGACACCGCCGATTTCGACGACGCCCGCCGCGGCTTCATCGCCCCCGCGCCCCTCACCGTGACCGACGCCGACGGCAGGACGGTCTGGGACCTGGGTTCCTTTTCGTTCCTGCACGACGGCGACGGTGCCCCTCCCGACACGGTGCACCCGCACCTGTGGCGCCAGGGCCGGCTGACCTCGATCGCGGGGCTGTTCGAGGTGGTCGAGGGCGTCTACCAGGCCCGCGGCATGGACCTGTCCAACATGACGCTGATCGAGGGCCGTGAGGGCGTCGTCGTGGTGGATCCGCTGGTCTCCGCCGAGGTCGCCGCCGCGGCGCTGGCGCTGTACCGCGAGCACCGATCCGACCGCCCGGTCAGTGCGGTGGTCTACACCCACCCCCACATCGACCACTTCGGCGGCGTCCTCGGCGTCGCCGACGAGGCCGAGGTGCGGGCGGGCAGGGTGCCGATCGCGGCCCCGGAGCACTTTATGGCCCACGCCGTCTCGGAGAACGTCTATGCGGGCACGGCGATGATCCGGCGCGGTATGTACTTCGGCGCCTTCGACCTGCCCCCGGGCCCTGCCGGCCGGGTCGGTATGGGCCTGGGCATCGCGACCTCCAGCGGGCAGGTCGGATTGATCCCGCCCACCCTCGACATCACCCGCACCGGCCAGGAGGAGGTGCTCGACGGCGTCCGGTTCGTCTTCCAGATGACTCCGGGGACCGAGGCTCCCGCGGAGATGAACTTCTACCTCCCCGGCAGCCGCGCCCTGTGCACGGCCGAGAACGCCTGCCACACGCTGCACAACCTGCTGACTCTGCGCGGCGCGCAGGTGCGCGACGCCCGGATGTGGTCGCGCTACCTCAACGAGGCGATCCAGCTCTTCGGCGACCGCTCCGACGTCGTCTTCGCCTCCCACCACTGGCCCGTTTGGGGCGGTGACAGGATCCGCAGCTTCCTCGCCGAACAGCGGGACGTCTACGGCTACCTGCACGACCAGACCCTGCGGATGATGAACAGCGGCGCCACGGGAGACGAGATCGCCGAGGAGCTGCCGCTGCCGCCCGGCTTGGAACGGGCGTGGAGCGTGCGCGGCTACTACGGTTCGATCTCGCACGACATCAAGGCCGTCTACCAGCGCTACATGGGCTGGTTCGACGGCAACCCGGCGCACCTGTGGCAGCACCCGCCTCAAGCCAAGGCCCGTCGCTACGCCCGTGCCGTGGGCGGCGTGGACGCCCTGGTCGAGCAGGCCCGCGCCTTCGCCGACGAAGGGGATCCGCGTTTCGCCGCCGAGTTGGCATCCCACGCCGTCTTCGCCGATCCGGACCACTCCGCAGCGCGCGAACTGCTGGCCGGGGTGCTCACCCGGCTGGGTTACGGCGCCGAGTGCGCCACCTGGCGCAACTTCTACCTGGTGGGTGCCCGGGAGCTCCGCGGCGGGGTCCCGCCCACCGCCATCGCGCTGGCGGAAAGCCTGCTCCCGGCCCTCGACGTCACCCAGATCCTGGACTCGGTGGCGATCCGCGTGGACGGGCCCCGCGCCTGGCGGGAGGAGGTGTGCATCGACATCCACATGGCCGACAGCGGCGAGCGCTACCGGGCGATGCTCTCCAACGGCGTCCTCATCCACCATCCCGACCCCCGGGGCGGCGGCGCCGACCTGACGCTGCGGTTGACCAAGCAGGAGCTGCTCGGGGTCCTGGAGCAGTGGGACCTCGCCGGTGTGGAGTACGAAGGCGACCCGGGTGCGCTGCGCCGACTTGCGGCGGTCCTGGAGGAGCCGAGGAGCGACTTCCCCGTCGTCGCGCCCTGA